From Octopus sinensis linkage group LG14, ASM634580v1, whole genome shotgun sequence:
gcagttcagcaaaaagaatgatagaataagtactaagtttaaaaaagaagtcctggggtcaatttcttcgactaaaatccttcaggacattgccccagcatggctgcagtcaaatgagtgaaacacaattttttttttttaattaagaaagaattcttaataatatctaattataaaaacatgatATGATTTTATTAAAGATCAAAAGGCCATGAGGGTCCATCCGAGTACAAAGCTAatcaaaaattgttgaaataaaaaattgttgagaaacGCTGCTCTAACTACTTGGCCTTCACAGTATCTTAGTTCAACAATTTCCATTCAATAATAAAACCaaacttttttcttccttttctgttaTATCATGTctaattatttgaaatctatCTTTTCAGTTCTCTACTACACTCTGTTCTTGTGTCCAAGTAGTTCATTCAAGTGAAGTGTCAGTGATTTGAGCTTTCCTACATGGACAAGATGCAATCTGTCAAATCAATCCAATCTATGTGGAAACAGTTTACATTTTGTGGTAAAACCTACCATCGGAATGATCAGTGGAAGACAACCAACAACGGCAATGAAAATGATAAACAGAAGAAATCACAGCTGGGCAATTTACTCCAAGAGAtgcctcagcagcagcagcaacaacaacaacaacaacaacaacaacaacaacagcagcatcagcagcaacatcagcatcatTCACACCATCCTCAACATAATCATTTATATTCTAATAATTACAACTATGCAAACAATAATAGCAACCTCAGCAACAACtctcctggtggtggtggtggcagtggtagtaatagtggcagtagtagtagtatgatgaaTGTAAATCATTCAGTGACTGTTACAGGTTCTAATCACGACAGTACCCTATCAACTGGTTCAGTATGTGGCATGAATTCTGAAATCAAAGAATTCAGGTGCAATCTCTGCCCTAAAATATTCTCACAACAGACGGGTCTTCAAATTCACATGCGAGTCCATTTAGAAAAACCTTTGAAAGTTTCAACTAGTCCTAAGCATTATGGTCAAGACTCTGCCCAGAAAAACCATGAACATAGCCATTCCTCAGAGAAAACTTACCAATGTAATGTTTGCTTCAAGATATTTAATCAACAAGTGAACCTGCGTAACCATGAACGAACACATACAGGGGAAAGACCTTTTCAGTGTAATGTTTGCATGAAATCATTTACCCAGCAAACCATACTTCATAACCACCAGCGTGTTCACTCAGGTGAGAAGCCCTTTAAATGTATTATCTGTGAGAAATCATTCAGTAACCAAACTATTTTAAAAAACCATGAACGTGTACATACTGGTGAGCGACCATTTAAATGTAACAATTGTCCGAAGGCATTCAGTAATCAAACCATCTTAAAAAACCATGAACGTGTTCACTCAGGAGAGAAACCGTTCCAGTGTTCTCTATGTCTGAAAGTTTTTAGTCAGCAAACAAGTTTGAAAAATCATCAACGCATCCATACTGGCGAGAAGCCTTTCCAATGTGCTGTTTGCTTGAAGTCTTTCAGTCATCAAACCATTCTTAAAAATCATGAACGAGTCCATTCTGGGGAGAAACCATATAAATGCTTAGTTTGTTCAAAGTCATTTAGTCATCAAACTATTCTAAAGAACCATGAACGTATCCATTCTGGGGAAAAGCCATTTCAGTGTAGTGTTTGTTTGAAGTCCTTCAATCAGCAAACTATTCTTCGAAACCATCAGAAAACACACACTGGGGCATTTCCATACAGCTGCTCTTTCTGCACAAAGGTCTTCtcagaagaagaatatttaaaagaCCATGAATATGTCCATCGAAAACATCAAGATATTAGGAATGATCTCCCTAGAGAGGATGATGTGGGAAGTCCCACCCCACCATACACACCACCAGTTCAATCATCTTCCTCACCTCCTTTATCATCAAGGTCCTCTCCAATGCAACAGTCTACTCCATCAACCTCAGCTCCCTCCTCATCTCCTGTACCATTTTCTTCAGCACCTATTCCACCAATGTGGCGACCTCCTGCATATCTGCAACCAATGCCACCGCAGTATTGGGAAAATGATTATAATTGGTCTAGGGCTTTCTCTGTGTCGACATATTTAACACCTTGGACAAAGCGGTCATCAAACCGTGGGAAAACTCACTGAAAGaacttttgtcatcatcatcatcatcattatcatcatcgacaccatcatcatcgttcctcattttaatgtccacttttccatgcttgcatgggttggatggagtttattgaggtagattttctgtgaccagacatgttctcacagaatattggaaatgaatgacattgcttgcATGACGGTGACAgtcattttacaactatcacatgatgtcacaacaaggagacacaaacacatatgcacacatacatatgtgtgaatgatgggtttctttcagttttcatatactaaatctactcacaaggctttgctcagcccagggcaatagtagaagacacttgcccaaggtgtcgtgcagtgggaccgaacccagaatcatgtgactGAGATTTCAGAGTCAGCTGAAATCATCTTTGTGAGTTCCCAATAAGTGAAATTAGCAATCTGATTTTTTAAAGCTTCACTTTAACAGTATTATCAACTAATTAAGACattatcacaaccactaccaccaccaccatcatcatcatcataattattattattattattgttatttgcttttcatccttttggggtcgatgaattaagtaccagttgaacgctggggttgatgtaatcgacacatcccctcccccaaaatggctaaCCTTGTGGCAAATTTtaaaaccattaatattattatcattattgtaattaGTATTGTAATTAGTATTGTAGTAGAGTGACAGATTAAATGGCTTGCTGTGTTGAGTTACATCTCTGTAGCTTCAAATATTGCAAAGAGTCAACTTTCACCCTCTCAATCAGACataaaagaatggaaaaagtCTATCATGGTCTCTTTGTAACTGGTGGCCTGTAAATGCTGCATCCAGTTTATTGATGTCCAGAGTCGTTTTAAAAGTACGAGAATGATATTCATGGCTGGAAGATAATTCGAATCCCTGATATAACCCTAACTCATCTCAAATACAATTGTGTGCTCTTGTACCAATGTAAAAAttgtaaaagaagggaaaaaaaaaggaaaaaatttaccatttataATGTTCCCCTtcctcatcatcactaccactaataTCAggatcattttcatcatcatcattaagtgtTCATCACTTacgaaaaatttatttttgtcttgcaaAAGCTATACAACAAAAGCTGAACATTTCCAGAGGTTTGTGACCAGAAACTTGTGAATTCTATATATTTGGCATTATGGtctctttctttatatctctgtcatatgtatgtgtggtgtgtgtgcaatttcatttttaaaaatttagagtTAATTTTGACTGGCCACCCACTTGGTAGCAAGCTTGTGAAGGAGAGCATTTTGTTTTCTATGTAtctatgagtgtatgcgtgtgtatgaacgtatgtatgtatatacaagggggtgctaaaaagttcttggctttaagggtatcatgaaaagcCTGGTTGGGGTCCCAACTttcagttcttttacagggcttaggaaaactgaaggactgctgcaataagtgtgtgaatttgagaggggaatatattaaataaaatcataattaactgatcttcctgtattttcttttacccaaaaccaggaacttttcagccccacccctcatagtttttctataaattatcTCAAGTGATGCTGCTCCGTATACATCATCAGTAGTGTTTCCTGGTGTCATTAGGCATTTCAGGTCATTCATCAATCAAACTCACAACTGGGTGATCCAGCTGGAGTTGATCAAATCCCAGCTTGTCTCCAGTTAGCACTACACCTGGTAGCACTGCCCCTTTCAGGGCTCACACTTCCTGACCTACAGCCACCTTTAGTCAATCTCTAAAGACGACTAGGTCAGGAAGTGTCAACTTGATGGCCTTTCATCTATTTGCTTCTCTAAGATGTGCAGAGAAAATGCCCTGCACACTTTTTACATcccgtataaaaatatatatttatataaaataaaacttagatattgttatatttcaggatggtcattttttttgtcttgccaaataaatacatgcactatttggcaagaaaaagggaaatgaccatcccaaaatataacaatatttgtttcaacacgcaatttcacatcaagaatcttgcaaaacaaatacatgaatGTAAAAACTTAGTTATGTTTCAGCCAAAATTAGCCCAGGCCATATCTCACTTTGCATCATCACCTAAAAGAACCTTTAAGTCATTTTAAAATCAAGTATTGTGGTTTCATGGCTCATTCAAGTTAGGGGGTTGTTATTGACTAAGATGTATCCAGGTAAAGGTGGCTTGTTTTGGTATCCCTTTCCAGATATTGTTTGAAGGTGATGATCCTTTTCTGCTTTGATTCGTTTTGGGATGTTGAATTGAGCAGGGCTAGTTAGGCAAAAGTATTCATGTTGCAATGTGATTATGTGTTATGACTCTGAATTGTACAGGGAGTGTATGGCATTGGGCCCTAGTCTTTATTGAATTGTGAACTTGATGTTAAGAtgatttgggcaatgctgatagtatattctccacattATGCGAATAAATCAGTCAtgctattattttcttttatgattGTTATCTGGGGGTGTCTCAGTTGTCATAATGTTTTCTTCAGTATGGTGAGACCACTGATATGACACCTGACTCTTTCCTGCATCGCCTTGGACAGAAATTTTCCCTTCCTCATCTTGTATGAAAAATGTTGAATTTCCTCATGCACCACCAGCCTGATGAGCTTTTCATCCACACCTTTCCCCTGTGCAAAGGCACACATCGACTTACTGATGATTTCCTGGATTTCAGTGATGAATTCCAGATTTCTGATGGTGTCACATCATTGATTACAGGTTTTCCTCTCTGTTGTTCCCACGTAGTCGAAACCTGAATCTTTTAGCTCCTTTCTGACCTTTTTCACCATCCTTCTGTTGATGTCGGGGAAGGCAAACTCTTGTTTGTCCTTCTTTTCTGCATAGATTCCAAGGACTCCATGCCTCTTCCAAAAATTTgggttttcaaaattttccatagtcaattaatatgcaaaaaaataatgcaaaaatggttattgtttttaagaagaaaaagatggattacaaaagtaagaaaattatgtgttaaATTAGCAGTTGAAAATTGCGAACAATAACAtctgcactgtgtgtgtgtatatatcattatcatcattatcatggttTCACGTCcgctatatataaaatgtgaagtagttggcattaggaaagccatccaactgtagaaaccatgccaaaatagacattaGAGCTCAGTGCAGCTCTCTAGCTCctcaatccaacccatgccagtatggaaaagggatgttaaatgaggctgttatgtataaaattgtgtctgtgtgtcgggTGCCTGCCAGCGTGCTGTGGACTTGTTTGACTTTTCCAAGCATCTCCGACATCTGAACATCTCTCCAGCCGAACTCCCGGCCCTTTGATGTCTCCAACGCCGCAAAGACATCATCATAAAACGAgccgacaagggtggagctgtggtGGTGTTACGCACGAACCTCTACAAGGCCAACTTCAAGACACCTCCTACTGCTCTCTGTCCTCTAACCCCATGCCCAGCTCCCAATAGActgtgtcctccactatccatgaGCTCATCTCCTCCACCTGTCTCCCCCCCACCACCTCTAACCTCATTGTTCGCACCCCACAATTTActtcccaaaatccacaaacctaacAACCCTGGCTGCCCCATTATCTCCGCCTGCAACTGCCCCACCGAACTCATCTCCAGATATCTTGACCGTGTTCTTGCCCATCTAGTGGCTTCCCTCACCACAAGGGGCTGCGTGCACTCCAACATTTCCTTGACCTTCGACCCAACCTCCAACCTGACTCATCCACACTTCTTCATTTGGCTGAACTTGTCCTCTCACTTAATTACTTCTCGTTCGTGGGTGATTTTTACCAGCGCTACTTGGGAGTGGTCATGGGAACAAGAATGGACCCCAACTATGTGAACCTGTTTGTTGTccacgttgaggcccaaatattctcaagtttcacattatattgatgactgtatccATTCGACCTCACTCTTCCACGAACATCtatacttcttcctctcttttgtcaaatctttccatcctaccCTCCACTTCTGCACTATTTCCGACACCTCAGTcgcctttcttgacatttcggtcagcattcatcactccactctcactacctccattcactacaaacacacagactcacactcatacctcaacttctcctcccaccctaaacacaccaagctctccatcccctattcctaattcctccgtctactcagtctcaactcacggctcgccacttcatcctatgtggatatcccctcaccaccatCCACACTGCCCTTgtcagagcacgttccgtggaccatgcatctgctctctccccctgCACCTGCCCTGCTGTTATCCATCTCCCGCTTTCCCTCACCTACcgccctacctctccaacgcaccattctctgaGCCTTCCGGCAACTCCTGTCTGACCCCTCCACTTTGCACATCTTCCATAACTGACCCCCCtcctccttcaaatgagcccacaacctacaAGACCTTTTGGTCCACAGCTTCCCTAACCCAGTCTCCCGACCCAGCTCATTCCCCTGCTCCTGTCCATGCTGCTGCACTTGCTTACCTCTCCAGCACCATCCTCCTCACAGGttcccatcatcgaccctatcatatcactgattCCTTCACCTGCATTTCTAgcaatgtcatctactgcatctcctactCTTTCTTTGTCCTTTTCTATACATCGGTCAAATGGGACGCTGCTTGACTGACCAGTTTGCGGAACACCTCCAAGACATCAGACTTGGCAATGACACCCCAGTCTCGTGCCATTTCCACTCTACCAGTCACTctctacaacacctgtctgtgtttggattgtccttgcacaggcgCCATCCGAACTTCTGTCTTTGCTGTGAGCAGGGATTAATCTTGTCTCTTCGCTTttttgcaccacatgggctcaactctcctctcttgctctggtacttcctctcttcactcctactcaccTTCTCCTTCCACTCTCTCCCTTCATCATCACCCATTCCCTCGTTactccacccctacacattctCATCCCACCGtccctatacatcccatcccTTAGACCCTACCCTTGCTTCCCCC
This genomic window contains:
- the LOC115219227 gene encoding gastrula zinc finger protein XlCGF26.1-like, with product MDKMQSVKSIQSMWKQFTFCGKTYHRNDQWKTTNNGNENDKQKKSQLGNLLQEMPQQQQQQQQQQQQQQQQQHQQQHQHHSHHPQHNHLYSNNYNYANNNSNLSNNSPGGGGGSGSNSGSSSSMMNVNHSVTVTGSNHDSTLSTGSVCGMNSEIKEFRCNLCPKIFSQQTGLQIHMRVHLEKPLKVSTSPKHYGQDSAQKNHEHSHSSEKTYQCNVCFKIFNQQVNLRNHERTHTGERPFQCNVCMKSFTQQTILHNHQRVHSGEKPFKCIICEKSFSNQTILKNHERVHTGERPFKCNNCPKAFSNQTILKNHERVHSGEKPFQCSLCLKVFSQQTSLKNHQRIHTGEKPFQCAVCLKSFSHQTILKNHERVHSGEKPYKCLVCSKSFSHQTILKNHERIHSGEKPFQCSVCLKSFNQQTILRNHQKTHTGAFPYSCSFCTKVFSEEEYLKDHEYVHRKHQDIRNDLPREDDVGSPTPPYTPPVQSSSSPPLSSRSSPMQQSTPSTSAPSSSPVPFSSAPIPPMWRPPAYLQPMPPQYWENDYNWSRAFSVSTYLTPWTKRSSNRGKTH